In the Maniola hyperantus chromosome 13, iAphHyp1.2, whole genome shotgun sequence genome, AAAGGCATCAACGTACGAGTGTACTATGTGCGTATGCGTAAGTATACGTGTCAAATCGAAATGTTGACGACGCGCGTAAAACTTTAGTTAATAATTTGACAGTTGAtaatcacattttttttgtttacacattattttactgattattaattattatagtggttttgtaaattaattgattgtgtacctaccaagtgataaataaacaaattctaattaattaattaaaaaacattGCATCAAATCTGAAaaaggctgacatacataaatgtaaaagcctgataATAAAAGATctaaaaaaatttttgaaaaggCCACCTGCTGTCTAAATTATCAACTCAAAGAATCAAGGGCCTATCGAATATCGGCGTAGATTGCAACCgacgctctctcactattggctgaaatgcattGCTGccgcaagaataccataaattcagccaatttcCCGAAATCGATCAACAGGATCGTGGATCTGCCTGCGGATCTTACTTACTTACGATTTGATTTACACGTGACGCGACGTTGACGCGTCCCGTCACCTGTTAATAGTATGTTTCCGCCCTAAATTATAACACTTCTTTATaactataaatatattatgtagaatatAATTTAGGTGTCACAGGTAAATCTTTAGTGTCACTCCTAGGCTAAAAGTGTGTTAAAATGTTccacataaaaaaaaactgagccTCGAACCATGTGTCAGTGACCGAAAGTTTGTATTTGAACAAGCCAGAGAAGTGATCAGTCATTATTGAAATTTCAACCTTCTCACATTCTGATAAAGATTATGTTGAATGAGTATTTTTTATATGTGTTTTGCCTAAATTATATTCTACAGTACAATTAGGcgaatttatgtttttttttgttgcagtGGCTATTATCcactctataaataaaataatataaaggtaGATACCTAATACACTGGAAATAcgctatttttttaagttaactTTTTTGCAAGTACCTTTGCACATGACTACTTTCTTGACGCGTTTTATAGTAAAACATACATTTGTATGCCACTTTAAATATTTCTGCTCagattaattaatattctaaGTATTTCTGATTCAATTCGAAATCCTTGACTAAAAAAGAAGTCATACCTGTGCAATGGCTCTAATACATACtcatattatttacaatattaataaaaccttaatgtaaaaaaatggaTGAAAAAGAGCTTAAATCGGAAACGTAATTTAAAACTTACAACTAATATCACTTGCCAGTAAAGGAACTCAGTGAGTAACTGAAGAAGGTTAAAACagatctaaaaaaattacactagtGTTTTCTATTAACATAGGTTACaatgtgtaaaaaaaaatgtgtacaaGTGAAATGATATTTacatcactactcatattaccaatgtgaaagtgtggttgttggtatgtccttcaatcacgccgcgtAACAATGCaaccttagaataacaactcgaaATGCAACAGATcagtgtgattttttgcatggatatacttaaaaacctggggagtgacataggacaaacctaaatccatgcggatatgaagtcacgagcatcaacGAGCAAAATATATGAATTCAAATGGATGTAATAAATTcctttgaatttaaaaattattaaagatGACTAATCTTATTATTGTTACATTTGGTTTATGTGAAAATTAATAGAAGTAGTTTTAAGTATACTACGAAACAGTTCCATCTCTGAGACCATCAAACATGACGTAATTAATATTACTATCAAGTaagaccagccatacacggacagcttgaagcagtcagcaTGGattgcttcaagctgcgactgcgtgTTGAACTAGACTTCtacgtacatacatacacgaaccgctcaagcagttgcaactgcttcgggcggttgggcggtcaagcagtcgccaggcatacactgactgctcgagctgtcgaccgctctcgcgcagttacctccgcccgCGCTCCTCATTCCACGTCGCGCTCGCTTCCCGCCCGCGTTGAAATTGcttggcagcttcaagctgttgactctgactgctcgagcggtctgtgtatgttgatcactggctaaccgctcgagcagtccgtgtataGCGGGCCTTAATGTTCATATTCCATTgtcattttaaaaacaaagcaAGGATGCACTGAAAAACTTATTACAAAAAGATAATATGGAACCCTGATGTGAAGTGTTATTATAACTCTGAATTTCTACAtagctaattattatattttattaaagcgtgatattattttacaataccTTGTaacaatacaatttttaaaaatgcaaacaaaaattactttttaaagaattttgacTTTCTTATcgtatttttcttttctaaatatatgtaaattatttattaaaagaatTAGTAAATTACCTGTCAATTACTATTTcttattttctatatttatttttcataacaaTTTTAGTCCGCGTCAAtaaaatagtcgttcttgaagttaaccgcaagatgcgacgcaatagcatttttaggtGACGCGAGGGAGCGGAATACACCAGCCCGGTGCGCCGCACTGCTCATCACGTttgccatctgcattagtgtgagttcTACATTCATACGAGCGCGTAGAACAATAACTGCGTAATCGCACGTCGTAATCGTAGatcagacgcgactatttaactgccgggaactataccTGACAATGTTTCTCTACTGGGATCTTTACAATGGGAATAAAACTACTactcattgtggctaattctactGTACAGAATCTCTAGAATTGACAGGTTTAAATCTCATGCTAGCAGGGAgtattataaaagggatagcagtacatttagatctgtcaatttagtctagactctagaccaCAAATGCCATCAATTACCCTACAGTTactttaaattacttttaatacTGATTGCATATTACAGTGTAgcatctaaaatatttttaataaaaaaatgcacACATGTGTTTCAAATTacaagaattaaatttaatagcttgactagctaatgcccccgacttcgtaaacatgcactacacaaatttcaaacctctattttaaccccttaggggttgaattttcaaaaatcctttcttagcggatgcctacgttataatagctatctgcattctgcatgccaaatttcagctcaatacGTCTAGCTATTTGAGCTGTgtcttgatagatcagtcagtctgtcaccttttctttttataaatttagatatattttatgCACCACCatgcaacaaaaaaaattctCAAGATCTCaaattaaaattgtatgtaaagcATTACAAGTTTGTAAGAGCTCTTCTTATTTGGATTCTCATAGGATTCTTTAGGTTTACAGTACTGATAATAGTCCCTAAATATAACATGCAATCAGTATTAGACTCCTTAAATACTtgtatttgatcacaataccaCATCTAGATTACAATGCAATAATTGTATAGTTAATTCAACAGGCTGGAAGCCTAGAGAACTCCTTTAGTTGGCTTTCAACCAGTCTCTAACTCTCTAGGCTCTGCCTGTAAGCCTATACTACTTCTTAGCTTTCGTAGAGTTCCCTTGCTTATTTGGTGGTGTCCATCTCAACGCAGACGGATCTACACATAACCGAGGCTTCTTAAAATGTGAACTGGCCAGCTGTTCGGCCACAATCTTCGGTGTAACACAGATAACATGCTGACCCTTCCAATACTTCACCATATTCATAGATTGTAAGGTGGATATTATGTCTGTCTGTGATATACCAGTCATCTGACTCAAATCTTTGATACTTAAAGTACCCCGACTTGCACTTAACACTTCTAAAAGTACATAGGACCAGTATGATCTGTAACTTAGTTTACCTAAGTCTGATAAAGGCTTTTCAGGGCTACCGACTACCTGTTCCAGCCTGGAGAGTTCATAGCTAAATGCAATAAGCAGTTTACCATAACCTTGTCTCTGGTATGGAGGCAGAGTTAGTATACAAGCAACATTGTTGCCTTCAGGCGAGTCCTTCTCTTTGGAGAAGTAGCCGACAAGATGTGCACCATGCTTGTCAACCTCGCACAATATGTAAAATAGAAATTGCTCTATGTCAAAATAAAGAGTTTTGTGATCTAGAAATAACTTTGCCAGTAAACACAGGTTTTGACAGTATATTTTATGCTCCTTACCATCCGCCTCAAAGATTGCTATTGTACCTTTTCGGTAGATTTCGCTTCCTTGCGGTTGCCGCGCCGTACACTCGCTCAAATGATACCTGTATGTCTTTTCCATCCTCATATACTTGAGACAATATTCACAAATCCACAGTTTCGCCTGTTTACCATACTCGTCCGGGTAAGGGCTGAAATACCACGTGTCTATTTCGTATTTACCGATTTGAATCCTATCGATGTATTTGACTTTGGTAATAGCTTCGTGCTCCTTCTCCAGGGCCGCTGTTGTGGGGTCCATTTCAGCGTAAGACTTCTGTACATGGTTAATTTCGTCATGTTTACGTTTTTGATTGCGCGTAATTTTGCGGCCGGACTTGTCGGTGAGCAAATGATCGGAGTTTATGTTGTTATTGGAGTTCTCACACACGTCAAATCTATCAGACATAACCCGGTGGCGCGAAACCCACTCGTCGAGTCTTCGATCGTAACCGACATAGTGCACATAGTATTCATAACACGATTCCGCGGCGTTGTACCGCGTCTGTATTATCTCAGCCGGGTGCCATGACTCATCCGAACGCCGCACTAAATAATGCTCTCCGATATCCAAAGGTTGCTCCTGTGTGGACTCCGAGTCTTCGTTGTCCGTGCTACGACACTCGGGATTTGGTAATTCATTGTTCACTATTGGTTTTTCCAACTCTTTATCACCTTTTGCcatatttaacaaaaaccaTTTATCGTATCACGCAATACCGCGCAACACAATCTCCAGCCATGCCATTTCTTCCATAGACAATACACATACATGTCCGTCCGCGGAAAACGTGCCCACTAGTGAAGCCCACCTATAATTTGGTAACCGATAACATCTACAAATAATCGGTATTTACCGATTAtttgtataaatttttttttcataatttgtgAGTATATTTATTAACTAATCTGGTTTATTGTTTGAATTATACGCAATATTTGTGAAATTCATacttattgtaatttatttattcataaaggTTGCTGTAACTAGATAAAACATTTTAGTTCCAAAACACTAAGCGGTCGCACTGTAGTTATACAAATTgtacaaaaaagaaaatattttcattatggtTCATCTCTATGGTACGGTGTTGCACATCAACGGAATATTGCTTTACTTTAGGCGAAATATTTGTGAATCTTGGAGGAAAGTGaaggaagaaaaaaaattattatattattaactaattACCAAATATTTAGTTGAAAAACAAGATAAATATTTCTAGCAACGATTACACTTTAACAACTATATTTATCCTTTCGTTAAGACTGGTGAGTCTTACGTGTCtgttaaacatgttttaaaaatcttttcacGAAGTCAGAAGAAGGTGAAAtgtagttttaaataatgttttcgatcaaattcaaaaatatgcAGAAATCAGAATGTAAAGGTGCAAATAATTCTTTTTAGGGAGGTCACATTTCCCACTCAGTTGACCATAAACTATAGAGTACTACCAAATGGAATATGAGTTGCTGATCGGCGATAGGTACGTCCGTGTTCAACTGATTTGTAAATCGTTTCCTAATCGCCCGAAGAGAGATATGAAATTATTTTCGATAACTAAAAACTGTGCCGTTCGTCTACGCGAGTGTTGATTGTAATGCCGGAGTGTATTGATTATAATTAAAGGTGATAAAAGTGCAGTGATTTTGTACAAGATTGGTTTGGAAGCATTTTGCCGTGGTAATAATCTCGCCGTTGTCTTAGTTGGAACATTAAACTAAGCCAAAATGCAAGCGATTAAGTGTGTCGTTGTTGGCGATGGGtgagtaaaataatttattttgtatttctaCATACAATTTTGTACAAGTTTTATCGTAATAAACTTAACTACTGACGTCATTAGGACTCATTGGTGCCGCATCCAGTATTACTGGGAACGGTTGAACGATAGTGCACGTTGTATTTATAACCGACTTCGATAAA is a window encoding:
- the LOC117987637 gene encoding histone acetyltransferase KAT8-like, translating into MAKGDKELEKPIVNNELPNPECRSTDNEDSESTQEQPLDIGEHYLVRRSDESWHPAEIIQTRYNAAESCYEYYVHYVGYDRRLDEWVSRHRVMSDRFDVCENSNNNINSDHLLTDKSGRKITRNQKRKHDEINHVQKSYAEMDPTTAALEKEHEAITKVKYIDRIQIGKYEIDTWYFSPYPDEYGKQAKLWICEYCLKYMRMEKTYRYHLSECTARQPQGSEIYRKGTIAIFEADGKEHKIYCQNLCLLAKLFLDHKTLYFDIEQFLFYILCEVDKHGAHLVGYFSKEKDSPEGNNVACILTLPPYQRQGYGKLLIAFSYELSRLEQVVGSPEKPLSDLGKLSYRSYWSYVLLEVLSASRGTLSIKDLSQMTGISQTDIISTLQSMNMVKYWKGQHVICVTPKIVAEQLASSHFKKPRLCVDPSALRWTPPNKQGNSTKAKK